The genomic interval CGCTCACGCTACTTGTCCGCTATCGGTCTCGAGTAGTATTTAGTCTTGGCAGTCGATGCCTGCCGTATTCTCGAGGGATTTCCAACCCCCGATACTCTGGAACAAACCTGCAATCGCCCACTCACGATACGGGGCTGTCACCCTGTATCGCCCTCCGTTCCAGGAGAGTTCTCGTGAGTCGTTGATCGCGTATGGTAAGTCCGAACACCACATTGCCCGAAGGCTTCGGTTTGGACTGTGTCGTCTTCACTCGCCGTTACTAACGACATCCCGTTCGGTTTCTTTTCCTGTCCTTACTGAGATGTTTCAGTTTTGGACGTTCCCCATTGCGCGAAGCAATTGTGAAGGGATTCCCATTAGGAGATCTGCAGTTCTAAGCCTCCGTGCGGCTCCCTGCAGCTTTTCGCAGCTTGGCACGTCCTTCGTCGGCACTCGAGCCGAGCCATCCACCACGTGGCACAGTAGCCACGAATATAATTGAATGCTCTGGACCGCGGTAAACGGGTCCAGTGAGCGCCTGGATCGCACGTACACACGGTGTCATACACACGCCCGGAGACTAAGCGGACCTGCGTCGACCCTTCCCATCCTCGCTTGCACGAGATGGTGCATCTGTCTTCATCGGGAAGAGCGCCGGATTGCACTTAAGCAACCCGGTCTCGTCCCGTGAATATGGACCCACTGGGATTCGAACCCAGGGCATCCTCCTTGCAAAGGAGGCACTCTCCCACTGAGCTATGGGCCCTACCTGTTAGCCCTGATAGTTCTGAAGTGCTCGGTCGGTCGCAGACGTGGGCGAACCCACGTAGTCGACGACGTCCGCGCCAAAGGTGAGCCAGGCGCGTCGGCCTGGTCTCGATCTGTGGAGGTGATCCAGCCGCAGATTCCCCTACGGCTACCTTGTTACGACTTAAGCCCCCTTGCAGAGCCCAGATTCGACCACCGGACGGTGGCCTCATCCGGACCCCACTCGGGTGCTTTGACGGGCGGTGTGTGCAAGGAGCAGGGACGTATTCACCGCGCGCTTCTGACACGCGATTACTACCGAATCCAGCTTCATGCGGGCGAGTTTCAGCCCGCAATCCGAACTACGACCGGGTTTAGGAGATTAGCGCCCCCTCTCGGGGTGGCTTCCCATTGTCCCGGCCATTGTAGCCCGCGTGTTGCCCAGCTCATTCGGGGCATACTGACCTACCGTTGCCCGTTCCTTCCTCCGCTTTAGCAGCGGCAGTCCCCCTAGTGTACCCAGCCATCGCGAGATGCTGCTGGCAACTAGAGGTGCGGGTCTCGCTCGTTGCCTGACTTAACAGGACGCCTCACGGTACGAGCTGACGGCGGCCATGCACCTCCTCTCAGTAGCGTCGGGTAAGGTCATCAACCTGACCGTCATGACTACTGTCGGAGCTGGTGAGATGTCCGGCGTTGAGTCCAATTAAACCGCAGGCTCCTCCGGTTGTAGTGCTCCCCCGCCAATTCCTTTAAGTTTCATCCTTGCGGACGTACTTCCCAGGCGGCTCACTTCACGGCTTCCCTACGGCACAGCGCAGGCTCGTAGCCTGCGCCACACCTAGTGAGCATCGTTTACGGCTAGGACTACCCGGGTATCTAATCCGGTTCGAGACCCTAGCTTTCGTCCCTCACCGTCGGATTCGTTCTCCAAAGGCGCTTTCGCCACCGATGGTCCGTCCAGGATTACAGGATTTCACTCCTACCCCAGACGTACCCCTTTGGTCTCCCGATCCCAAGCCAAGCGGTATCCGCCGGACGCCCACTCGTTAGGCGAGTGGATTTCCCGACGGACCTACCTGGCCGGCTACGGACGCTTTAGGCCCAATAAAATCGGTCATCACTTGAGCTGCCGGTATTACCGCGGCGGCTGGCACCGGTCTTGCCCAGCTCTTATTCCTGTACCACCTTAAGGTACAGAAAAGCGAGGACTGTATGCCCTCGCACTCGGAATCCCCCTATCGCACTGTCGTGCAGTGTAAAGGTTTCGCGCCTGCTGCGCCCCGTAGGGCCCGGACTCTTGTCTCAGAGTCCGTCTCCGGGCTCTAGCTCTCACTACCCGTACCGATTATCGGCACGGTGGGCCGTTACCCCACCGTCTACCTAATCGGCCGCAGCCACATCCTATGGCGCCGGAGCGTTTCGTGCTCCCGGCATTCCAGCGTGGGAGCAGTATCGCGGATTAGCCTCAGTTTCCCGAGAGTATCCGCATCCATAGGGCAGTTTGGCCACGTGTTACTGAGCCGTTTGCCACGAGTGTGAACTCGTGCGACTCGCATGGCTAAATCGGATTCCGATAGCAATGACCTCCGGCAGGATCAACCGGAATGTTCCCTTCCCGAAGGAAGGGGGTTGGCGGGTAACACACTCAGAGAGTGTGTACCATATCCCATTTGCGTATTGCATATGTATCGGACGTCGGCGACAGTCGGACCGACCGAGTGTCACCGAACTATCAGGGCTAACATCAGATCCCGTCTTGACGGCGGACCGCAGGGGCGGAATCCTCACTTCTTTCGGATTTCAGGGTAGCCGGTTCGAGGGTATAAACCCATCGAACCGACTTCGAAATCCCGGACACGGCCAGACGGCCGCGCCCCGTCGCGTACTACATCCGAACGCCCCCATACATATAAGGGCGTCGGACCGGGGATGACCCCCCAGAGGAGGGCCATCCTTCGTTTCGCGTACTTCGTCCGAGCGCGCCCTTACATATAAGGGCGTCGGACGGCGGGTGTCGTTCCCCGGTGGGGAACGTCCCGCGCTTCTTCGCATTCCATTCGAGTAGAGGCTTACACTTAACCCCGTCGAACCACAGGCGCTCCGTCATGCGTTTTCATGGGAGTATTGTACCATGGGAGGGGTGTACCATAGAGGTCGATGGCGCTCCGTAGCCACGGCTCGTCGAGGTGGATGTCGCGCGGTCGGAGACCGGTTCGTCATCCCCCGCGTAGACGGGTAGTCAGACCGGGTGAGGCCGCGCGGGTACGGGTACGCGTGGGAGGTATCAAGAACCTGTGGAACGCTCGCCGAGCGGGTCGTCAGTAGTGACTGCCGAGGCGTGGATATGCCGAAAGACTGTGGTGTGGCCGTTCAGATCTCTTCGAGGTGCTCGATTCCTTTCTTCGAGACGTTGGCCTTCGTGATGCGGTCGGGCATCCAGTCCGGTTTGTCGTCCGGCGCGTCCTCGACCCAGGCCCACCCCTCGTAGTGGTGTACTTTCTTCGTTCCCTTCTCGCGGAGACTGATGTCCTCGCGGTCGGCCGCCTCCTCACCGTCGGCCGGTTCGAGCCGTCTGGCGGCTTTCAGCGCGGCCTGACGAGGAGTTCTCCCCGAGAACACACTCGATTCGCTTCCGGTCGTCTCCCGAAGCGCGAAGTTCCGCTTACCGTCGTCGCTACGTGCCATGGTTTCGTACCTCCGTGTCAGTGTGAGACATGACCCTACATAACTATATCCCCGAAACCACCCGATGTAGACCAGTTCTTTAAGTACCATATCCGCAGAACGTGACGACGGCACTGTCGTTCGCACAGCAAACTTAAGTACAGCGTGTGCCGAAGGGCGAGGTAAGATATCGCGATGGTGCGAAAGAAGAAGCTCAGTCCGAGCGGCGCCAAAGACGACAACGGCGAGTATCACAACGTTCACCTGAACCTCCACGAGGACGAGCTCACGGTCGCTGGCATGGAGATCGGCGACGAAGTGTACGTGCGCGTGCGCGACAACAAAATAATCATCCAGAAAGCCTCCGACGAAGAGGATATCGAACACGAGTTCTGATGTTCTACCGTGCCGCGAAGCCCCTGTTGTTCCGGCTTCCGGCGGAGACGGCCCACACCGCCACGAAGCGACTGCTCAAGGCAGGGCAGGGGACCCGAATCGAGGACGCCCTGACCGCCCGCTACCGCGTCGACGACGCGCGACTTCGCACCAGCGCGTTCGGTCTCGACTTCGATAACCCGGTCGGCGTGGCCGCCGGCTTCGACAAGAACGCCGAGGTGCCGGGGATGCTCGCCGCACTCGGCTTCGGGCACGTCGAGGTCGGTGCCGTCACCGCCGAAGCCCAACCCGGCAACCCCCGTCCGCGCCTGTTCCGTCTCCCCGAGGACCGCGCCCTCGTCAACCGCATGGGCTTCAACAACGCGGGCGCTGACGTCGTCGGGCCGCGACTCGCCCGTACCGACGCGCCCGTCCCCCTCGGCGTCAACATCGGGAAGTCGAAGGTGACGCCGCTCGACGAGGCGCCCGAGGACTACCGCTACAGCTACGAGCGCACTGCCGCGGGCGGCGACTACTTCGTGGTCAACGTCTCCTCGCCGAACACCCCCGGTCTCCGCGACCTGCAGAACCGCGACCACCTCGAGGCTATCCTCGGCGAACTCCTCGACGCCGACGCCCGTCCGCTGCTCGTGAAGCTCTCGCCGGACCTCACGGACGGTGCCATCGAGGACGCCCTCGCGGTCGTCGACGACCTGGCCCTCGACGGCGTCGTCGCGGTCAACACGACGACGGAGCGACCCGACACGCTCCGGAGTCACAACCGGGCCGAGACGGGCGGGCTCTCGGGGGCACCAATCGAGGAGCGCGCTACCGAGCGCGTCCGGTTCGTCGCCGAGCGGACGGACGTCCCCGTCGTCGGCGTCGGTGGCGTCTCGGACGCCGCGGGCGCGTACGCGAAGATTCGCGCAGGAGCGTCGCTCGTCCAGCTGTACACAGCCCTCGTCTACGAGGGACCCGCGCTCGCCCGCGACATCAACCGTGGTCTGCTCGGCCTGCTCGACCGCGACGGGTTCGACGCCGTCGAGGACGCCGTCGGCGCTGACCTGTAGCTACCGTCGCGGCGTCGACTCGAAGGACCGGAGACGACGGGAGCGTTCGAGCTAGTGTCTCACGTGGGCCCTCCGGAAGCGCAGGAGAGAGGAGAGAACTACTCCAGCGCCGCGAGGTCGAACTCGAACGCCGCCACCGGCAGTTCCAGGTCGTGTTCGACCAGCACGCGCGGGTGTATCTCGCCGACGACGCCACACCGCTCGCCGTCGAGTTCCACGGCCGCGGTGCGGCCCTCGATGAACGACGGGTGGGTCGTCGCCGGCGTCTCCAGGTTCGCACCGAACGCGCCTGCGAGCGCCTGCAGTCGCGCCTTCGCGTCCTCGTAGCCCGCGTCGGTGCGCGCGAGGACTGCGGCCACGCTTCGGCGTTCCGCGGCCTTCGTCTCCTCGCTCTCGTCGACGTGCGCCACGAGGCCGATTTCCGCGAGGTCCTGTGGATACGCCCGGTGGGTGTTGTTCTCCAGGACCGTCAGCAGCGACGGGAGCGCCCACGTCCGGACGACGGTGTAGTCCTCGCTGTACGGTTCCGCGATGGTCACCGGCGGCCGCTGCCCCAGCGGTGCGTCGGGGTCCAGTTCGTCGGGAGCGGCGAGACCCATCCGGTCGAGGCAGTCGCGCTCGCTCGTCATGTGGAAGTCGAGCATGTCCTCGAAGCCCAGACCGACGAGCGCGTCCCGCGCTGCGCCCTCCAGCCGGGAGCGTTCGTGCCGGCCGCCGACCGTCGACACCTCGGGGTAGCGCGGGTCGAGTTCGTTGAACCCGTGGGCGCGGCCCACGTCGTCCACGACGTCGACCGGGTTGAGCACGTCCACTCGGTACGGCGGGACGCCGACGCGGTAGGCGTGGTCCCCCTCGCCGTCCGCGGTGGCGGGAGCGCCGTCCGAATCGACCGTCTCGGCGTCCAGTCCCGCGCGTTCGAGGTAGTCGACGACCTGCTCCTCGCTCAGGTCGACGCCGAGCAGTTGCTCGATGCGCGCGTGCGTGACGGTCTTGTGGTCGACCGAGAGGTCGGGACGGAGTAGCTCGCGCTGTTCGGCCGGGTGGCCCTCGGGGTACTCGACGCGGACCTCCTCGACCCGGCCACCGCGCGCGTCCAGCGCGTAGCAGATGATGGCGCACATCTTGTCGATGGTCCACTGGTCGGTGCCGGTCAACTCGACGAGCAGGTCCCGCGAGTTCTCGCTGACCTCCGTCCGACGGCCGTTGATGACCGGCGGGAACGAGAACAGGCCGATGTCGTCGTAGATGGCCGGGAGTCGCTCGTACTCCGAGACGATGTCGGCGTACTTCTCGCCGGTCGGGTGCTCGGTCAGCACCTCGCCGGGCGTGAGTTCCGCATCCGAGTCGAGCGCGACGAACGTGTCCTCGTCGGGCGCGACACCGCGGTAGCTGATGGATTTGACGCCCTCACCGCCCGGTTCCTCCGCCGCGCTCCCCGCCGCACCGCCTTTCAGCATGGTCAGGTCGTGCACCCCGATGGCGCCCTTGACGCGCTGGCGACCCATCGTCGCGTGGAGCTTCTCCTGTAGCTGGATGAGCGAGTCGAGTTTCGCCTCGCTCATGTCGAGGCCGCGGACGATAGCGCCCGTCACGTACGGGCGCTCGTCGGGGACGGACTCGTCGACCTCGAACACCCAGTCGGCGTCGTTCGTCTTGGGGACGTAGACGCCCCTGTCGGTGCCGTCCTGGTAGCGCAGCGACCGCGCCACGCCCTCGACGGAGAGGCGGTCGAGACGGTCCGGCGCGAACTCCAGCTGGAACTCGCCCTCCTCGGTCTCGCCCTCGAACTCCAGACCCAGGTCGAACAGGTCGCGTTTCAGTTCCTCGTCGTCCCGGTCGGTGCTGGCGAGTTTGCGCAGTTCGTCGGGGTCGACGTCGACGACGGGCATCAGTAGATCACCTCCGCGTTCCGCAGGAAGTCGAGGTCCGCGAGCGTCCCGTGGAGGTCGCGGATGTCCTCCGCGCCCGTGACGAGCATGGCGAGGCGTTCGAGCGCCAGCCCCCACGCCATCACCTCGCAGTCGACGCCCAGCGGTTCCAGCACTTCGGGACGGAAGATGCCCGAGTTGCCTATCTCGATGAGTTCGTCGGTGACAGGGTGGCGGCCGAACAGCTCGAAGCTCGGTTCGGTGTACGGGTTGTAGTGGGGCTTGAACTCGATGCCCGTGATGCCGAACTGCTCGTAGAACTCCGTGAACGTCCCCATCAGGTCCCGGACCGAGAGGTCCTCGGCCATCACCCACCCTTCTATCTGGAAGAACTCCAGCAGGTGGGTCGCGTCGAGCGTGTCGTTGCGGTACACCTTCTCGACGGAGAACCACCGCTGGGGCGGCTCCAGGTCGCCCTCGGCGTGTCCCGAGAGGTAGCGCATCGACAGCGACGTGGTGTGCCCGCGCAGGTCCAGTCCCCGCGCCACGTCCTCGGTCCACGGCGAGTGGTAGCCGTCGCCGTCCTCGCCGACGCCCTCGCGGTGGGCGCGCGCGACGCGGTCGACGAGGTCGCTCGGCATGTCGGCCTCGTCCATCTCGGCGGGGTCCGAGAGGACGAACTGGTCCCAGTGGGTGCGCGCCGGGTGGTCCTGGGGCATGAACAGGCAGTCGTTGATCCAGAACTCCGCGTCGACGTGCGGGCCGTCCATCTCCTGGAACCCCATGCCGACGAGCACCTCCTTCACCCGGTCCGCGGTCTGCCGGAGCACGTGTTTCCGCGCGGGCGTGACGGCCTCGGCGTCGGCCTCGACGTTGTACTCGGTGAACTCCACGTCCGCCCACTCGCCGCTCGTGAGCAGTTCCGGCGTGACCTGTGCGACCGTCTCCGCGACCCTCACGCCCTCCATCATCGCGGTGACGCCCGCGTCGGTGAGCAGCAGGGAGCGTGCGGTGCGCTCCTCGCGGACGACGAGACTGCGTCGTTCGAGCGCGTCGAGCGTCTCGTCGTCGACGGACTCGGTGACGTTCGCCCCGCCCGCTCCCTCGGCGATAGCGTCCAGCGCGGTCGCCTCCGCGTCCGCGTCTGGGTCGGCGGTCGCGTCGGCCGACACCGCGCCGCCGTCGATGGTTCCGTAGCCCTTCCGCGCGAAGTTCGACAGGGCAATCTGGACCTCGGGGCCGTCCAGCCCCGCCGCGTCGACGAGTTGGCCCATCTCGACGCTCTCCTCGTCCACGCCCGCCTCGACGGCGGCGCGGTAGAAGCGGACCTCGGGGAGGGCGTCCTCGCGGTACGTCTCGCCTTCCTCGGTGAGCGAGACGGTCTCCTCGGCCTGCTCGGTGACGGTGAGCAGGCCCTCCTCCTGTAGTTCGAAGGCCGCGCGCGTGACGACGGTGGGCGACTCGTCCACGTCGTCCGCGACGGCCTCGACGGTTCGTTCGTCGGTGGCGGACGCGGCCTCCAGGACCGCGACCTGCGCTGCGGGCAGTTGCATTGGTTCGTACACTCGGGTACGTCGGTTAGGTGTTTTCGAGTCGACTCGTGGTGTGGGTGTAACCCAGACTGGCGAGAGTGACTCGCGCGATGCGACCCCTGCGGGCGATTTCGTCCCCCGACCGCGGAGAGAGTCCGCCGCTCGCTCAGGCCGCGAAGAAGAAGCCGAACCTCGCGACGCGTGGCTGGTCGGCGACGACACCGGCACGGCGAGGTTCGCTTGCCATACTGGTGAGAGTCGGTGCCGACAGGAAAAGCGTTCCGGGGGTGTGAGAGCAACTGGACCAGCAACGCCGGTGGGACTGAACGGGGCCGCCGTCTCGACGACGGAGCAGACGGGTGAGCACCGCAGCGAGCGCCAGCGAGCGAGGAGCGCGCCCGCCGCACCGAGTCGAGAGGGGCTTTCGAGACGTTGGCGGTATCTCGTGAACACCAACTCCGATTATTACCGAGAGCAGAGAACGATGCTGCATGGAGTGGACGGAGTTCTACCGCGAGCGAGACTACGACCGCATCGCGTACCTCGCGGGCGACGACATGCCGGACCTGCTGGGGCGGTTCTTCTCGCGTACCCGCACCCCCGACACGATGCTCTCGGTCGGCTGTGGCCCCGCCGTCACCGAGTTCGCCGTCGCGGAGCGTCACCCCGAGACGGCGGTCCACGGCGTCGACGTCTCCGAGGACCTGATTGGGGACAACCGCGAACTCGCCGCCGACGCGGGACTTGGGAACCTCACCTTCGCGGTCGACTCGCTCCCGGACCTCGACGCGGGAGGCGAGTACGACCTCGTCTACTGCGTCGCCACGCTGTTCTTCGTCGAGGACGTGGACCGCGCGCTCGAATCGCTCTGGTCCCGCGTCGCGGCCGGCGGGTTCCTCGTCGTCAGCTACCCCTCGACCGGGACTCGTCGGGGCGCGATGGCGATGGACGAGCAGAGTCGGGCGTTCTTCTCGCTGGTCGTCGGCGAGGAGAACCTGCGGACGCGCGAGGCGGTCGAATCGGTGCTCGGCACGGCGGTCGAGGACTTCTGGGACGCGGTCGACGCGCCGGAGGAACCGTACCGGGAGTTCGCGCCGACGGTGTACGCACGGCGGGAGTAGTCTCCGACGGCAGGCGGCCACCCGTCGTCGGTTGCCGTGGGCGGACGACTATTGTCGGCGGCGCGTCACCAGACGCCATGGAGTACACCACCCTCGGCGACACGGGCGTGGAGGTCAGTCGAATCTGTCTGGGCTGCATGGGCTTCGGCGGGTCGGGCGGCGACGAGGCGTGGGACTGGACAGTCGACGAGGAGCAGGCGACGGCGGTCATCGACCGGGCCATCGACCTCGGTATCAACTTCTTCGACACGGCCAACATCTACTCGAACGGCGCTTCCGAGGAGATACTCGGCAACGCGCTCTCGGAGCACGACCGCGAGGAGCAGGTCGTCGCGACGAAGGGGTACTTCCCGCTGGACGAGGAGGACCCCAACTCCGGCGGCCTCTCGCGCAAGGCCATCGAGAACCAGCTGGACGCCTCGCTGGACAGACTCGGGATGGACACCGTCGACCTCTACCAGACCCACCGCTGGGACTACGACACGCCCATCGAGCAGACGATGCGTGCGCTCGACGACGCGGTCCGCCGGGGGAAGACCCGCTACCTCGGTGCGAGTTCGATGTGGGCCTACCAGTTCGCCGACGCCCTCCACACCAGCGACGAACTCGGACTGGAGCGGTTCGCGACGATGCAGAACCACCACAACCTCGTCTACCGCGAGGAGGAGCGCGAGATGAACCCCCTGTGCGACAGAGAGAACGTCGGTCGCATTCCGTGGAGTCCGCTCGCCGGCGGCTACCTCACCCGCCCGCACGACGAGAGCGACGCGATGCGCGAGCGGACCGAGGAGCGCTACGACTCCCCGCAGGCCCGCGAGATAAACGAGCGCGTCCAGAAACTCGCCGACGAGGAGGGCGTCTCGATGGCACAGATCGGTCTCGCCTGGCTGCTCCACAAGGACGTCGCGGCACCCATCTACGGGACGACGAGCGTCGACCACCTCGAAGAGGCCGTCGAGGCCGTCGAACTCGACCTCTCGGCGTCGGACATCGAGTTCCTCGAAGAACCCTACGAGCCGACCGCGGTCAACGGCCACGAGTGACCGGCCGACGTAGCCCGGGCCGCTGAGTCAGCGCCGCGAACTCTCCAGTTCGATGTCGAGCGAGTCCAGCAGTTCCTCGGCCTCGGCGCGCTTCTCCTGGTGGTCTTCGAGGAACGCGCGCATCATCTCGGCCGCCTGCTCCTTGCAGCCACCGCAGAGGCGTTCGCCGCCGACGCACTCCTCGTACACCTCGCGGGTCAGGTCGTCGTCGTCCTGCGCGAGCAGGTAGGCGTACAGTTCGTACACCGGGCACTCGTCGGCCTCCCCACCGAGTTCGCGCT from Halomarina salina carries:
- a CDS encoding non-histone chromosomal MC1 family protein yields the protein MARSDDGKRNFALRETTGSESSVFSGRTPRQAALKAARRLEPADGEEAADREDISLREKGTKKVHHYEGWAWVEDAPDDKPDWMPDRITKANVSKKGIEHLEEI
- a CDS encoding quinone-dependent dihydroorotate dehydrogenase, which gives rise to MFYRAAKPLLFRLPAETAHTATKRLLKAGQGTRIEDALTARYRVDDARLRTSAFGLDFDNPVGVAAGFDKNAEVPGMLAALGFGHVEVGAVTAEAQPGNPRPRLFRLPEDRALVNRMGFNNAGADVVGPRLARTDAPVPLGVNIGKSKVTPLDEAPEDYRYSYERTAAGGDYFVVNVSSPNTPGLRDLQNRDHLEAILGELLDADARPLLVKLSPDLTDGAIEDALAVVDDLALDGVVAVNTTTERPDTLRSHNRAETGGLSGAPIEERATERVRFVAERTDVPVVGVGGVSDAAGAYAKIRAGASLVQLYTALVYEGPALARDINRGLLGLLDRDGFDAVEDAVGADL
- the pheT gene encoding phenylalanine--tRNA ligase subunit beta — encoded protein: MPVVDVDPDELRKLASTDRDDEELKRDLFDLGLEFEGETEEGEFQLEFAPDRLDRLSVEGVARSLRYQDGTDRGVYVPKTNDADWVFEVDESVPDERPYVTGAIVRGLDMSEAKLDSLIQLQEKLHATMGRQRVKGAIGVHDLTMLKGGAAGSAAEEPGGEGVKSISYRGVAPDEDTFVALDSDAELTPGEVLTEHPTGEKYADIVSEYERLPAIYDDIGLFSFPPVINGRRTEVSENSRDLLVELTGTDQWTIDKMCAIICYALDARGGRVEEVRVEYPEGHPAEQRELLRPDLSVDHKTVTHARIEQLLGVDLSEEQVVDYLERAGLDAETVDSDGAPATADGEGDHAYRVGVPPYRVDVLNPVDVVDDVGRAHGFNELDPRYPEVSTVGGRHERSRLEGAARDALVGLGFEDMLDFHMTSERDCLDRMGLAAPDELDPDAPLGQRPPVTIAEPYSEDYTVVRTWALPSLLTVLENNTHRAYPQDLAEIGLVAHVDESEETKAAERRSVAAVLARTDAGYEDAKARLQALAGAFGANLETPATTHPSFIEGRTAAVELDGERCGVVGEIHPRVLVEHDLELPVAAFEFDLAALE
- the pheS gene encoding phenylalanine--tRNA ligase subunit alpha; this translates as MQLPAAQVAVLEAASATDERTVEAVADDVDESPTVVTRAAFELQEEGLLTVTEQAEETVSLTEEGETYREDALPEVRFYRAAVEAGVDEESVEMGQLVDAAGLDGPEVQIALSNFARKGYGTIDGGAVSADATADPDADAEATALDAIAEGAGGANVTESVDDETLDALERRSLVVREERTARSLLLTDAGVTAMMEGVRVAETVAQVTPELLTSGEWADVEFTEYNVEADAEAVTPARKHVLRQTADRVKEVLVGMGFQEMDGPHVDAEFWINDCLFMPQDHPARTHWDQFVLSDPAEMDEADMPSDLVDRVARAHREGVGEDGDGYHSPWTEDVARGLDLRGHTTSLSMRYLSGHAEGDLEPPQRWFSVEKVYRNDTLDATHLLEFFQIEGWVMAEDLSVRDLMGTFTEFYEQFGITGIEFKPHYNPYTEPSFELFGRHPVTDELIEIGNSGIFRPEVLEPLGVDCEVMAWGLALERLAMLVTGAEDIRDLHGTLADLDFLRNAEVIY
- a CDS encoding class I SAM-dependent methyltransferase, which encodes MEWTEFYRERDYDRIAYLAGDDMPDLLGRFFSRTRTPDTMLSVGCGPAVTEFAVAERHPETAVHGVDVSEDLIGDNRELAADAGLGNLTFAVDSLPDLDAGGEYDLVYCVATLFFVEDVDRALESLWSRVAAGGFLVVSYPSTGTRRGAMAMDEQSRAFFSLVVGEENLRTREAVESVLGTAVEDFWDAVDAPEEPYREFAPTVYARRE
- a CDS encoding aldo/keto reductase, which gives rise to MEYTTLGDTGVEVSRICLGCMGFGGSGGDEAWDWTVDEEQATAVIDRAIDLGINFFDTANIYSNGASEEILGNALSEHDREEQVVATKGYFPLDEEDPNSGGLSRKAIENQLDASLDRLGMDTVDLYQTHRWDYDTPIEQTMRALDDAVRRGKTRYLGASSMWAYQFADALHTSDELGLERFATMQNHHNLVYREEEREMNPLCDRENVGRIPWSPLAGGYLTRPHDESDAMRERTEERYDSPQAREINERVQKLADEEGVSMAQIGLAWLLHKDVAAPIYGTTSVDHLEEAVEAVELDLSASDIEFLEEPYEPTAVNGHE